A genomic window from Lotus japonicus ecotype B-129 chromosome 1, LjGifu_v1.2 includes:
- the LOC130730386 gene encoding pentatricopeptide repeat-containing protein At5g02830, chloroplastic isoform X3, with the protein MRDFIILGSSIVTPPPPPPNSQPSSSSTPPQRHTIKPHKSSLPKLTPLPSPPSSPSSPWNISRTLDSPLSPNHYARVASKLAQDIEMVLQEDPVDSGVNVELLAKLVVLGIRGRNVWTVIDTLKKVQGLEISLSAHLNASAMDVIAAECRRMVMSGHIAEAVELMEVLARFQLPIRELVQPSDMIKRCVLSRNPKLAVSITSFRYASLLPHAHILFCNIISEFGKRRDLISALEAYDALKKHLDGPNMYIYRAIIDACGLCGDFMKSRYIYEDLLNQKITPNIYVFNSLMNVNSRDLTYTLNIYQIMQNLGLKPDMTSYNILLKACCVAGRVDLAQDMYKELKHLESVGRLKLDVFTYSTIIKVFADAKLWQMALKVKHDMRSAGVNLNTVAWSSLINACAHAGLVEQAIQLFEEMLLAGCEPNTQCFNIILHACVEACQYDRAFRFFHSWKGNKMLGSFGEGYNSNLKQGSIHNATTVPNGFSNSQILSFTERFPFTPTTSTYNTLLKACGSDYYHAKALINEMKTVGLSPNQITWSILIDICGGTENVEGAIEILKSMGDAGIKPDVIAYTTAIKVCVESKNFKQALTLYEEMKSCEIHPNWVTYNTLLKARSKYGSVLEVQQCLAIYQDMQKAGYKPNDYYLEELIEEWCEGVIQDNREYQAEFSSIKKSELERPQSLLLEKIAAHLLKRVADILAIDVQGLTKGIQ; encoded by the exons ATGAGAGATTTCATCATCCTTGGTTCCTCCATTGTcacccctcctcctcctcctccaaactcacaaccatcatcatcatccactCCACCACAACGCCACACCATCAAACCCCACAAATCCTCTCTTCCAAAGCTCACACCTTTACcctctcctccttcctctcccTCTTCCCCATGGAACATTTCTCGCACCCTCGATTCCCCACTCAGCCCCAACCACTACGCTCGCGTCGCCTCCAAGCTTGCCCAAGACATCGAAATGGTTCTACAGGAGGACCCAGTTGATTCTGGGGTTAACGTTGAGCTCCTTGCCAAGTTGGTCGTACTGGGTATCCGAGGCAGGAACGTTTGGACTGTCATTGACACTTTGAAGAAAGTTCAGGGCCTTGAGATTTCACTGTCTGCGCATCTTAATGCCTCTGCCATGGATGTCATTGCCGCCGAGTGTCGCCGAATGGTCATGTCTGGCCACATTGCTGAAGCTGTTGAATTGATGGAGGTTCTCGcac GTTTCCAGTTACCAATCAGAGAACTTGTTCAGCCATCTGACATGATAAAAAGATGTGTGCTTAGTCGTAATCCAAAATTAGCTGTGAG TATAACATCTTTCAGGTATGCATCTCTTCTTCCACACGCACATATATTGTTTTGCAACATTATATCTGAATTTGGCAAAAGGAGGGATCTGATTTCTGCTCTCGAAGCATATGATGCTTTGAAGAAGCACTTGGATGGTCCTAATATGTACATATACCGGGCAATAATTGACGCTTGTGGTCTCTGTGGCGATTTCATGAAATCTAGGTACATATATGAG GATTTGCTGAATCAGAAAATCACTCCAAATATATATGTGTTCAACAGTCTCATGAACGTGAATTCCCGTGATCTTACCTACACATTAAATATATACCAAATTATGCAG AATCTTGGTCTGAAACCagatatgacatcttacaacaTCCTACTGAAAGCATGCTGTGTTGCTGGAAGAGTTGACCTGGCCCAAGACATGTATAAGGAACTTAAGCATTTGGAATCAGTGGGACGGCTGAAATTAGATGTTTTTACCTACAGCACAATTATAAAG GTCTTTGCAGATGCGAAATTGTGGCAAATGGCTCTAAAAGTCAAGCATGACATGCGGTCTGCTGGTGTTAATCTTAATACTGTCGCATGGTCATCATTAATCAATGCCTGTGCACATGCAGGGCTTGTAGAGCAGGCAATTCAATTGTTTGAAGAAATGCTTTTGGCTGGCTGTGAACCTAATACGCAGTGTTTCAACATCATTTTACATGCATGTGTTGAAGCTTGCCAGTACGACAGGGCTTTTCGGTTTTTCCATTCTTGGAAGGGAAATAAGATGTTGGGATCATTTGGTGAAGGCTACAATAGCAATTTAAAGCAAGGATCTATACATAATGCTACTACCGTGCCAAATGGCTTTTCTAATTCACAGATCTTGAGTTTCACCGAGAGGTTCCCATTCACCCCAACTACATCAACATACAATACTTTACTGAAGGCTTGTGGTTCTGATTACTACCATGCAAAAGCATTGATCAACGAGATGAAAACAGTAGGTCTTTCCCCTAATCAAATAACCTGGTCGATTTTGATAGATATATGCGGAGGAACAGAAAATGTGGAGGGCGCCATTGAG ATTTTGAAAAGCATGGGTGATGCTGGAATTAAACCTGATGTTATTGCATATACAACCGCCATTAAG GTTTGTGTTGAAAGTAAGAACTTTAAGCAAGCATTAACATTATACGAAGAAATGAAAAGCTGTGAAATACATCCAAATTGG GTGACATATAACACACTTCTGAAGGCACGCAGTAAATATGGCTCTGTACTTGAGGTGCAACAATGCTTAGCTATATATCAGGATATGCAAAAAGCAGG GTACAAACCCAATGACTACTATCTGGAAGAACTGATTGAGGAGTGGTGTGAAGGAGTGATACAAGATAACAGAGAGTACCAAGCAGAATTTTCTTCCATCAAGAAATCTGAATTAGAGAGACCTCAAAGTTTACTTCTTGAAAAAATTGCAGCACACCTTCTAAAAAGGGTAGCTGACATCTTAGCAATTGATGTTCAAGGGCTCACAAAG GGCATTCAGTGA
- the LOC130730392 gene encoding uncharacterized protein LOC130730392, with the protein MQQMDIHVHLPLPPGFTSRRRSSSRSQTSSSSSSFSSNSSSKFICSKRNFNNESQPNNDSNNNGDKSSTDWDKAWKNFKKQGRKTLFSQFSPDKYVSWNPRRTDFPLSEEVDPIKRTERSNLNLWTSPTFTLGGAVIIVTFLLLYTILAPINK; encoded by the exons atgCAGCAAATGGACATTCATGTCCACCTTCCACTACCACCAGGTTTCACCTCTCGCCGCCGCTCCTCTTCACGATCACaaacctcttcctcctcctcctcattctcctcCAATTCCTCTTCCAAATTCATCTGTTCCAAACGAAACTTCAACAACGAATCTCAACCAAACAACGACAGCAACAACAATG GTGATAAATCTTCAACGGATTGGGACAAAGCATGGAAGAATTTCAAGAAGCAAGGGAGGAAAACACTGTTTTCTCAATTTTCACCAGATAAGTATGTGAGCTGGAACCCTAGGCGTACAGATTTCCCTCTTTCTGAGGAAGTTGATCCTATCAAGAGAACAGAGAGATCAAATCTCAATTTATGGACTAGTCCCACTTTCACTCTTGGTGGAGCTGTTATAATTGTCACATTTCTTTTGTTGTACACTATTCTTGCACCAATCAATAAGTGA
- the LOC130730386 gene encoding pentatricopeptide repeat-containing protein At5g02830, chloroplastic isoform X2 yields the protein MRDFIILGSSIVTPPPPPPNSQPSSSSTPPQRHTIKPHKSSLPKLTPLPSPPSSPSSPWNISRTLDSPLSPNHYARVASKLAQDIEMVLQEDPVDSGVNVELLAKLVVLGIRGRNVWTVIDTLKKVQGLEISLSAHLNASAMDVIAAECRRMVMSGHIAEAVELMEVLARFQLPIRELVQPSDMIKRCVLSRNPKLAVRYASLLPHAHILFCNIISEFGKRRDLISALEAYDALKKHLDGPNMYIYRAIIDACGLCGDFMKSRYIYEDLLNQKITPNIYVFNSLMNVNSRDLTYTLNIYQIMQNLGLKPDMTSYNILLKACCVAGRVDLAQDMYKELKHLESVGRLKLDVFTYSTIIKVFADAKLWQMALKVKHDMRSAGVNLNTVAWSSLINACAHAGLVEQAIQLFEEMLLAGCEPNTQCFNIILHACVEACQYDRAFRFFHSWKGNKMLGSFGEGYNSNLKQGSIHNATTVPNGFSNSQILSFTERFPFTPTTSTYNTLLKACGSDYYHAKALINEMKTVGLSPNQITWSILIDICGGTENVEGAIEILKSMGDAGIKPDVIAYTTAIKVCVESKNFKQALTLYEEMKSCEIHPNWVTYNTLLKARSKYGSVLEVQQCLAIYQDMQKAGYKPNDYYLEELIEEWCEGVIQDNREYQAEFSSIKKSELERPQSLLLEKIAAHLLKRVADILAIDVQGLTKVEARLVILAVLRMIKENYAFGHSVNDDILIIIGATKADGSPAKELLEVQGTIIKLLRNELGLEVLPARTRFAPSDTPKFESPNLSNLSIEALPGEKALATTMGYQTRRPAVLQRLKVTKKSLFSWLQRKTSDK from the exons ATGAGAGATTTCATCATCCTTGGTTCCTCCATTGTcacccctcctcctcctcctccaaactcacaaccatcatcatcatccactCCACCACAACGCCACACCATCAAACCCCACAAATCCTCTCTTCCAAAGCTCACACCTTTACcctctcctccttcctctcccTCTTCCCCATGGAACATTTCTCGCACCCTCGATTCCCCACTCAGCCCCAACCACTACGCTCGCGTCGCCTCCAAGCTTGCCCAAGACATCGAAATGGTTCTACAGGAGGACCCAGTTGATTCTGGGGTTAACGTTGAGCTCCTTGCCAAGTTGGTCGTACTGGGTATCCGAGGCAGGAACGTTTGGACTGTCATTGACACTTTGAAGAAAGTTCAGGGCCTTGAGATTTCACTGTCTGCGCATCTTAATGCCTCTGCCATGGATGTCATTGCCGCCGAGTGTCGCCGAATGGTCATGTCTGGCCACATTGCTGAAGCTGTTGAATTGATGGAGGTTCTCGcac GTTTCCAGTTACCAATCAGAGAACTTGTTCAGCCATCTGACATGATAAAAAGATGTGTGCTTAGTCGTAATCCAAAATTAGCTGTGAG GTATGCATCTCTTCTTCCACACGCACATATATTGTTTTGCAACATTATATCTGAATTTGGCAAAAGGAGGGATCTGATTTCTGCTCTCGAAGCATATGATGCTTTGAAGAAGCACTTGGATGGTCCTAATATGTACATATACCGGGCAATAATTGACGCTTGTGGTCTCTGTGGCGATTTCATGAAATCTAGGTACATATATGAG GATTTGCTGAATCAGAAAATCACTCCAAATATATATGTGTTCAACAGTCTCATGAACGTGAATTCCCGTGATCTTACCTACACATTAAATATATACCAAATTATGCAG AATCTTGGTCTGAAACCagatatgacatcttacaacaTCCTACTGAAAGCATGCTGTGTTGCTGGAAGAGTTGACCTGGCCCAAGACATGTATAAGGAACTTAAGCATTTGGAATCAGTGGGACGGCTGAAATTAGATGTTTTTACCTACAGCACAATTATAAAG GTCTTTGCAGATGCGAAATTGTGGCAAATGGCTCTAAAAGTCAAGCATGACATGCGGTCTGCTGGTGTTAATCTTAATACTGTCGCATGGTCATCATTAATCAATGCCTGTGCACATGCAGGGCTTGTAGAGCAGGCAATTCAATTGTTTGAAGAAATGCTTTTGGCTGGCTGTGAACCTAATACGCAGTGTTTCAACATCATTTTACATGCATGTGTTGAAGCTTGCCAGTACGACAGGGCTTTTCGGTTTTTCCATTCTTGGAAGGGAAATAAGATGTTGGGATCATTTGGTGAAGGCTACAATAGCAATTTAAAGCAAGGATCTATACATAATGCTACTACCGTGCCAAATGGCTTTTCTAATTCACAGATCTTGAGTTTCACCGAGAGGTTCCCATTCACCCCAACTACATCAACATACAATACTTTACTGAAGGCTTGTGGTTCTGATTACTACCATGCAAAAGCATTGATCAACGAGATGAAAACAGTAGGTCTTTCCCCTAATCAAATAACCTGGTCGATTTTGATAGATATATGCGGAGGAACAGAAAATGTGGAGGGCGCCATTGAG ATTTTGAAAAGCATGGGTGATGCTGGAATTAAACCTGATGTTATTGCATATACAACCGCCATTAAG GTTTGTGTTGAAAGTAAGAACTTTAAGCAAGCATTAACATTATACGAAGAAATGAAAAGCTGTGAAATACATCCAAATTGG GTGACATATAACACACTTCTGAAGGCACGCAGTAAATATGGCTCTGTACTTGAGGTGCAACAATGCTTAGCTATATATCAGGATATGCAAAAAGCAGG GTACAAACCCAATGACTACTATCTGGAAGAACTGATTGAGGAGTGGTGTGAAGGAGTGATACAAGATAACAGAGAGTACCAAGCAGAATTTTCTTCCATCAAGAAATCTGAATTAGAGAGACCTCAAAGTTTACTTCTTGAAAAAATTGCAGCACACCTTCTAAAAAGGGTAGCTGACATCTTAGCAATTGATGTTCAAGGGCTCACAAAG GTTGAAGCTCGTCTGGTTATTCTTGCAGTTCTTCGAATGATCAAAGAGAATTATGCATTTG GGCATTCAGTGAATGATGACATCTTGATCATCATAGGAGCTACCAAAGCTGACGGAAGTCCAGCCAAAGAGTTACTAGAAGTGCAAGGGACGATAATAAAACTTCTTAGGAATGAATTGGGGCTTGAGGTTCTTCCAGCCAGAACCAGATTTGCACCTAGTGATACACCAAAGTTCGAGAGCCCCAACCTTTCAAATCTCAGCATAGAAGCACTGCCAGGAGAGAAGGCCTTAGCCACAACAATGGGGTATCAGACAAGGAGACCTGCAGTTCTACAAAGGTTGAAGGTCACCAAAAAATCATTATTCAGTTGGTTGCAGAGGAAAACAAGCGATAAATAA
- the LOC130730391 gene encoding thioredoxin-like protein AAED1, chloroplastic: MACSPSTTLFLSNSPLHLNKNTNQFPLQAFPTLSLNQNLQLYSKNLLNLSTNRHHATTLPSASAGVESPVLSEDTTGSLDSVKVFDLNGNGIPISDLWKDRKAVVAFARHFGCVLCRKRADYLAAKKDLMDASGVALVLIGPGSVDQAKAFAEQTKFGGEIYADPTHSSYEAFNFVSGVLTTFTPNAGLKIIQLYMEGYRQDWKLSFEKDTVSRGGWKQGGIIVAGPGKNNISYLHKDKEAGDDPEIEDILKACCS; the protein is encoded by the exons ATGGCATGCTCTCCTTCTACAACGCTCTTCTTGTCCAATTCACCACTTCACCTTAACAAAAATACAAACCAGTTTCCACTGCAAGCATTTCCCACCTTGTCACTAAATCAAAACCTTCAATTATATTCCAAGAATCTACTCAATCTCTCAACAAACCGCCACCATGCAACGACCCTGCCTTCTGCTTCTGCAG GAGTTGAGTCTCCAGTGTTGAGTGAGGACACCACAGGTTCATTGGATTCTGTGAAAGTGTTTGATTTGAATGGAAATGGGATTCCAATTTCTGATTTGTGGAAAGATAGGAAAGCTGTTGTGGCATTTGCTCGCCACTTTGG GTGCGTGCTTTGCCGCAAAAGGGCTGATTATCTTGCAGCCAAGAAG GATCTAATGGATGCATCTGGAGTCGCACTTGTTCTAATTGGACCTGGGAGCGTTGATCAG GCCAAAGCCTTTGCTGAGCAAACAAAATTTGGAGGAG AAATCTATGCAGACCCAACTCACTCATCATATGAGGCCTTCAATTTTGTTTCTGGAGTTTTAACTACATTTACCCCCAAT GCAGGTCTTAAGATAATACAATTATATATGGAAGGTTATCGACAAGATTGGAAGCTTTCATTTGAAAAGGACACCGTTAGTAGAGGAGGCTG GAAACAAGGAGGAATTATAGTTGCAGGTCCTGGCAAAAATAACATCTCATACTTACACAAG GACAAAGAAGCAGGGGATGATCCAGAAATTGAAGATATCTTAAAAGCATGTTGCTCGTGA
- the LOC130730386 gene encoding pentatricopeptide repeat-containing protein At5g02830, chloroplastic isoform X1, with translation MRDFIILGSSIVTPPPPPPNSQPSSSSTPPQRHTIKPHKSSLPKLTPLPSPPSSPSSPWNISRTLDSPLSPNHYARVASKLAQDIEMVLQEDPVDSGVNVELLAKLVVLGIRGRNVWTVIDTLKKVQGLEISLSAHLNASAMDVIAAECRRMVMSGHIAEAVELMEVLARFQLPIRELVQPSDMIKRCVLSRNPKLAVSITSFRYASLLPHAHILFCNIISEFGKRRDLISALEAYDALKKHLDGPNMYIYRAIIDACGLCGDFMKSRYIYEDLLNQKITPNIYVFNSLMNVNSRDLTYTLNIYQIMQNLGLKPDMTSYNILLKACCVAGRVDLAQDMYKELKHLESVGRLKLDVFTYSTIIKVFADAKLWQMALKVKHDMRSAGVNLNTVAWSSLINACAHAGLVEQAIQLFEEMLLAGCEPNTQCFNIILHACVEACQYDRAFRFFHSWKGNKMLGSFGEGYNSNLKQGSIHNATTVPNGFSNSQILSFTERFPFTPTTSTYNTLLKACGSDYYHAKALINEMKTVGLSPNQITWSILIDICGGTENVEGAIEILKSMGDAGIKPDVIAYTTAIKVCVESKNFKQALTLYEEMKSCEIHPNWVTYNTLLKARSKYGSVLEVQQCLAIYQDMQKAGYKPNDYYLEELIEEWCEGVIQDNREYQAEFSSIKKSELERPQSLLLEKIAAHLLKRVADILAIDVQGLTKVEARLVILAVLRMIKENYAFGHSVNDDILIIIGATKADGSPAKELLEVQGTIIKLLRNELGLEVLPARTRFAPSDTPKFESPNLSNLSIEALPGEKALATTMGYQTRRPAVLQRLKVTKKSLFSWLQRKTSDK, from the exons ATGAGAGATTTCATCATCCTTGGTTCCTCCATTGTcacccctcctcctcctcctccaaactcacaaccatcatcatcatccactCCACCACAACGCCACACCATCAAACCCCACAAATCCTCTCTTCCAAAGCTCACACCTTTACcctctcctccttcctctcccTCTTCCCCATGGAACATTTCTCGCACCCTCGATTCCCCACTCAGCCCCAACCACTACGCTCGCGTCGCCTCCAAGCTTGCCCAAGACATCGAAATGGTTCTACAGGAGGACCCAGTTGATTCTGGGGTTAACGTTGAGCTCCTTGCCAAGTTGGTCGTACTGGGTATCCGAGGCAGGAACGTTTGGACTGTCATTGACACTTTGAAGAAAGTTCAGGGCCTTGAGATTTCACTGTCTGCGCATCTTAATGCCTCTGCCATGGATGTCATTGCCGCCGAGTGTCGCCGAATGGTCATGTCTGGCCACATTGCTGAAGCTGTTGAATTGATGGAGGTTCTCGcac GTTTCCAGTTACCAATCAGAGAACTTGTTCAGCCATCTGACATGATAAAAAGATGTGTGCTTAGTCGTAATCCAAAATTAGCTGTGAG TATAACATCTTTCAGGTATGCATCTCTTCTTCCACACGCACATATATTGTTTTGCAACATTATATCTGAATTTGGCAAAAGGAGGGATCTGATTTCTGCTCTCGAAGCATATGATGCTTTGAAGAAGCACTTGGATGGTCCTAATATGTACATATACCGGGCAATAATTGACGCTTGTGGTCTCTGTGGCGATTTCATGAAATCTAGGTACATATATGAG GATTTGCTGAATCAGAAAATCACTCCAAATATATATGTGTTCAACAGTCTCATGAACGTGAATTCCCGTGATCTTACCTACACATTAAATATATACCAAATTATGCAG AATCTTGGTCTGAAACCagatatgacatcttacaacaTCCTACTGAAAGCATGCTGTGTTGCTGGAAGAGTTGACCTGGCCCAAGACATGTATAAGGAACTTAAGCATTTGGAATCAGTGGGACGGCTGAAATTAGATGTTTTTACCTACAGCACAATTATAAAG GTCTTTGCAGATGCGAAATTGTGGCAAATGGCTCTAAAAGTCAAGCATGACATGCGGTCTGCTGGTGTTAATCTTAATACTGTCGCATGGTCATCATTAATCAATGCCTGTGCACATGCAGGGCTTGTAGAGCAGGCAATTCAATTGTTTGAAGAAATGCTTTTGGCTGGCTGTGAACCTAATACGCAGTGTTTCAACATCATTTTACATGCATGTGTTGAAGCTTGCCAGTACGACAGGGCTTTTCGGTTTTTCCATTCTTGGAAGGGAAATAAGATGTTGGGATCATTTGGTGAAGGCTACAATAGCAATTTAAAGCAAGGATCTATACATAATGCTACTACCGTGCCAAATGGCTTTTCTAATTCACAGATCTTGAGTTTCACCGAGAGGTTCCCATTCACCCCAACTACATCAACATACAATACTTTACTGAAGGCTTGTGGTTCTGATTACTACCATGCAAAAGCATTGATCAACGAGATGAAAACAGTAGGTCTTTCCCCTAATCAAATAACCTGGTCGATTTTGATAGATATATGCGGAGGAACAGAAAATGTGGAGGGCGCCATTGAG ATTTTGAAAAGCATGGGTGATGCTGGAATTAAACCTGATGTTATTGCATATACAACCGCCATTAAG GTTTGTGTTGAAAGTAAGAACTTTAAGCAAGCATTAACATTATACGAAGAAATGAAAAGCTGTGAAATACATCCAAATTGG GTGACATATAACACACTTCTGAAGGCACGCAGTAAATATGGCTCTGTACTTGAGGTGCAACAATGCTTAGCTATATATCAGGATATGCAAAAAGCAGG GTACAAACCCAATGACTACTATCTGGAAGAACTGATTGAGGAGTGGTGTGAAGGAGTGATACAAGATAACAGAGAGTACCAAGCAGAATTTTCTTCCATCAAGAAATCTGAATTAGAGAGACCTCAAAGTTTACTTCTTGAAAAAATTGCAGCACACCTTCTAAAAAGGGTAGCTGACATCTTAGCAATTGATGTTCAAGGGCTCACAAAG GTTGAAGCTCGTCTGGTTATTCTTGCAGTTCTTCGAATGATCAAAGAGAATTATGCATTTG GGCATTCAGTGAATGATGACATCTTGATCATCATAGGAGCTACCAAAGCTGACGGAAGTCCAGCCAAAGAGTTACTAGAAGTGCAAGGGACGATAATAAAACTTCTTAGGAATGAATTGGGGCTTGAGGTTCTTCCAGCCAGAACCAGATTTGCACCTAGTGATACACCAAAGTTCGAGAGCCCCAACCTTTCAAATCTCAGCATAGAAGCACTGCCAGGAGAGAAGGCCTTAGCCACAACAATGGGGTATCAGACAAGGAGACCTGCAGTTCTACAAAGGTTGAAGGTCACCAAAAAATCATTATTCAGTTGGTTGCAGAGGAAAACAAGCGATAAATAA
- the LOC130730390 gene encoding adenylate kinase 1, chloroplastic: MAAITCLVKRTPSLSSPVARAFFSTNSHPAREDRNVQWVFLGSPGVGKGTYASRLCTLLGVPHIATGDLVRNELSSNGPLSSQLSEIVNQGKLVSDEIIINLLSKRLAAREANGESGFILDGFPRTMKQAEILEGVTDIDLVVNLKLQEEVLLAKCLGRRICSQCGKNFNVASLNIKGENGRPGVTMAPLFPPEHCMSKLITRSDDTEVVIKERLRIYNETSRPVEEFYRSRGKLLEFDLPGGIPESWPKLLHALNLDDYEEKQSAAA; the protein is encoded by the exons ATGGCGGCCATAACCTGCCTCGTAAAACGCACCCCCTCCCTCTCCTCACCCGTAGCGCGTGCATTCTTCTCCACCAATTCTCACCCCGCGCGTGAGGACAGGAATGTCCAGTGGGTCTTCCTCGGCTCTCCCGGCGTCGGCAAAGGCACCTACGCCAGCCGCCTCTGCACCCTCCTCGGCGTTCCTCACATCGCCACCGGCGACCTCGTTCGCAATGAACTCTCCTCCAATGGCCCCCTTTCTTCCCAG CTATCAGAAATTGTAAATCAAGGTAAATTGGTTTCCGATGAAATTATTATAAATCTATTGTCAAAGAGACTGGCCGCTAGAGAAGCTAATGGCGAATCAGGATTTATTCTTGATGGTTTCCCTCGAACGATGAAGCAAGCA GAAATATTGGAAGGGGTCACTGACATTGACTTGGTGGTCAATCTGAAGCTCCAAGAAGAAGTATTGCTTGCAAAATGCCTTGGTAGGAGAATTTGCAGTCAGTGTGGAAAAAATTTCAATGTTGCCTCCCTGAACATCAAGGGCGAGAATGGGCGCCCTGGAGTGACCATGGCTCCACTTTTTCCTCCGGAGCACTGTATGTCAAAGCTCATTACTCGCTCAGATGACACTGAAGTAGTAATCAAAGAAAGGCTTCGTATATACAATGAAACG AGTCGGCCTGTGGAGGAATTTTACCGCAGTAGAGGAAAGCTCTTAGAGTTTGACCTGCCAGGAGGGATCCCAGAATCTTGGCCAAAGTTGCTGCATGCTCTTAATCTTGATGATTATGAAGAGAAGCAGTCTGCTGCAGCATAA